A region from the Halomarina litorea genome encodes:
- a CDS encoding DUF3006 family protein, which produces MTSLRYLACALLALSLTAPVDPAGSAPTTRTAVLDRFEGDRAVLVVEDADSPETLTVDPARLPSAGRHVDAVFAVSLAHGSLTSVEYDRRATRRRTRSARQRFAGLARTQSDRVPSTSTGSPTESATPTSDSGT; this is translated from the coding sequence GTGACCTCCCTCCGGTACCTCGCCTGTGCGCTCCTCGCCCTCTCACTGACCGCGCCCGTCGACCCCGCGGGGTCGGCCCCGACCACCCGAACCGCGGTCCTCGACCGCTTCGAGGGCGATCGGGCAGTCCTCGTCGTGGAGGACGCGGACTCCCCCGAGACGCTCACCGTCGACCCGGCGCGCCTCCCGAGTGCGGGTCGCCACGTCGACGCGGTGTTCGCCGTCAGCCTCGCCCACGGGTCGCTGACGAGCGTGGAGTACGACCGGCGAGCGACTCGGCGGCGCACCAGGTCCGCCCGCCAGCGGTTCGCGGGCCTCGCGCGCACTCAGAGCGACCGCGTTCCGAGCACCTCGACGGGGTCGCCGACGGAGAGCGCCACCCCGACCTCGGATTCCGGTACGTGA
- the glyA gene encoding serine hydroxymethyltransferase, with amino-acid sequence MEYDHVREVDPEVADALAGELDRQRETLAMIASENHVSKAVLEAQGSALTNKYAEGYPGERYYAGCEYADDVEELAIDRAKELWGAEHVNVQPHSGTQANMGVYLATLDPGDKILSLSLTHGGHLSHGHPANFTGQLFEVEQYEVDPETGYVDYEGLAETAEEFEPDMIVSGYSAYPREVEWERIQQVADDVGAYHLADIAHITGLVAAGVHPSPVGVADFVTGSTHKTIRAGRGGIIMCGEEHADDIDSAVFPGGQGGPLMHNIAGKAVGFKEALQPAFGEYAQQVVDNAEALSDQLADHGFSIVSGGTDTHLVLVDLRDSHPETTGGDAERALEDVGIVLNKNTVPGETRSPFNPSGIRAGTPGLTTRGFDEAATREVADIIARVVEHHDDEDVKAEAAEDVAALCADFPLYEE; translated from the coding sequence ATGGAGTACGACCACGTCCGGGAGGTCGACCCGGAAGTCGCCGACGCACTGGCGGGGGAACTCGACCGCCAGCGCGAGACGCTGGCCATGATCGCGAGCGAGAATCACGTCTCGAAGGCCGTCCTCGAAGCGCAGGGGAGCGCCCTCACCAACAAGTACGCGGAGGGGTACCCCGGCGAGCGCTACTACGCTGGCTGTGAGTACGCCGACGACGTCGAGGAACTCGCCATCGACCGCGCGAAGGAACTGTGGGGCGCGGAACACGTCAACGTCCAGCCCCACTCCGGGACGCAGGCGAACATGGGCGTCTACCTCGCGACGCTCGACCCCGGCGACAAGATCCTCTCGCTCTCGCTGACCCACGGCGGCCACCTGAGCCACGGCCACCCCGCGAACTTCACGGGGCAACTGTTCGAGGTCGAACAGTACGAGGTCGACCCCGAGACGGGCTACGTCGACTACGAGGGCCTCGCGGAGACGGCCGAGGAGTTCGAACCGGACATGATCGTTTCGGGCTACTCGGCGTACCCCCGCGAGGTCGAGTGGGAGCGCATCCAGCAGGTCGCAGACGACGTGGGTGCCTACCATCTCGCGGACATCGCGCACATCACGGGGCTGGTCGCCGCGGGCGTCCACCCCTCGCCCGTCGGCGTCGCCGACTTCGTCACCGGGAGCACGCACAAGACCATCCGCGCCGGTCGCGGCGGCATCATCATGTGCGGCGAGGAGCACGCCGACGACATCGACTCGGCCGTCTTCCCCGGCGGACAGGGCGGCCCCCTCATGCACAACATCGCGGGCAAGGCAGTCGGCTTCAAGGAGGCGCTCCAGCCCGCGTTCGGCGAGTACGCCCAGCAGGTCGTCGACAACGCCGAGGCGCTCTCGGACCAGCTCGCCGACCACGGCTTCTCCATCGTCTCCGGCGGGACCGACACGCACCTCGTTCTCGTCGACCTGCGCGACTCGCATCCCGAGACCACGGGCGGTGACGCCGAGCGCGCACTGGAGGACGTCGGCATCGTCCTCAACAAGAACACCGTCCCCGGCGAGACCCGCTCGCCGTTCAACCCGTCGGGAATCCGCGCCGGCACGCCCGGCCTGACGACCCGCGGGTTCGACGAGGCGGCCACCCGGGAGGTGGCCGACATCATCGCCCGCGTCGTCGAACACCACGACGACGAGGACGTGAAGGCCGAGGCCGCCGAGGACGTCGCCGCGCTCTGTGCGGACTTCCCGCTGTACGAGGAGTAG
- a CDS encoding inositol monophosphatase family protein, which yields MDDERTRVAVAERAARAGAAVALDAFRDDIDVETKDGKTDVVTWADRRTQERVIEIIRGVYPDDAVVGEEEDALKEVPEEGPAWVVDPIDGTNNFVRDLPIWATSVAAVRDGEPVAAANVLPAWGDAYVAGPDGVTRNGHEVSARDVEDPEQCTVAPTIWWDFDHREEYAAACEAIVQRFGDMRRLGCAQATLSLVAAGGLDGTITNVDPNPWDSVAGAFMVERAGGTVTGLDGEPWRHDSPGFVASSGACHDVVLEAAREIEGDVGVWD from the coding sequence ATGGACGACGAACGGACGCGCGTGGCCGTGGCCGAACGGGCGGCCCGCGCCGGCGCGGCAGTCGCGCTCGACGCCTTCCGGGACGACATCGACGTGGAGACGAAAGACGGCAAGACGGACGTGGTGACGTGGGCCGACCGGCGCACGCAGGAACGCGTCATCGAGATCATCCGCGGCGTCTACCCCGACGACGCCGTCGTGGGCGAGGAGGAAGACGCCCTGAAGGAGGTACCCGAGGAGGGGCCGGCGTGGGTCGTCGACCCCATCGACGGGACGAACAACTTCGTGCGCGACCTGCCCATCTGGGCGACGAGCGTCGCCGCCGTCCGCGACGGGGAGCCGGTGGCCGCCGCGAACGTCCTGCCCGCGTGGGGCGACGCCTACGTCGCCGGCCCCGACGGCGTCACCCGGAACGGCCACGAGGTGTCCGCCCGCGACGTCGAGGACCCCGAACAGTGCACCGTCGCCCCGACCATCTGGTGGGACTTCGACCACCGCGAGGAGTACGCCGCCGCCTGCGAGGCCATCGTCCAACGCTTCGGGGACATGCGCCGTCTCGGCTGTGCGCAGGCGACCCTCTCGCTCGTCGCGGCAGGTGGTCTCGACGGGACCATCACGAACGTCGATCCCAACCCGTGGGACTCCGTCGCGGGCGCGTTCATGGTCGAACGGGCCGGCGGGACCGTGACGGGACTGGACGGCGAACCGTGGCGACACGACTCGCCGGGGTTCGTCGCCTCCAGCGGCGCCTGCCACGACGTGGTCCTCGAGGCCGCGCGGGAGATCGAGGGCGACGTCGGCGTGTGGGACTGA
- a CDS encoding DUF3006 domain-containing protein, translating into MPRYTAVLDRFEGDDAVLVLERGGEDVDDIAVPRSDLPERGRKQDAVFAVVVRDGELRSVRYKPHATRSRGERAQSRFDRLARRPPRRGDDGDAGES; encoded by the coding sequence ATGCCTAGATACACCGCGGTCCTCGACCGCTTCGAGGGCGACGACGCGGTCCTCGTCCTCGAACGCGGGGGAGAGGACGTCGACGACATCGCCGTCCCCCGGTCGGACCTGCCGGAACGCGGGCGCAAGCAGGACGCCGTCTTCGCCGTCGTCGTCCGCGACGGCGAACTACGCAGCGTCCGCTACAAGCCCCACGCGACGCGCTCGCGGGGCGAACGCGCCCAGTCGCGCTTCGACCGACTGGCCCGTCGCCCACCCCGACGTGGTGACGACGGTGACGCGGGCGAGTCGTAG
- the tbsP gene encoding transcriptional regulator TbsP → MNSNLLESDVEALLGAALADADGTAYLVNPSAETLEAAIEAVEGAEDVSVRLLGGERTLKDVFGDFIVASTAADLIDAGRLELRTFDDAANTLIITEDAVVAVVAAGDMVAGLVTDDDDFVDRALEQYADTWEASESFNLRTPAITRVRQSLSTEIGDDVAADFDSVLASLETARGDGDGLDEVTISLLVAAKNEELLYDISKWGEDVGIASKATFSRTKTRLEEMGLIDTEKVPIDVGRPRLRLVLGDDRLRGADNGELANVAQSLLAS, encoded by the coding sequence ATGAACTCGAACTTACTCGAGTCAGATGTGGAAGCGCTCCTCGGAGCGGCACTCGCGGACGCCGACGGTACGGCCTATCTGGTCAACCCGTCCGCCGAGACGCTCGAAGCCGCCATCGAGGCCGTCGAGGGAGCCGAGGACGTCTCGGTCCGCCTGCTCGGCGGGGAACGAACGCTGAAGGACGTCTTCGGCGACTTCATCGTCGCGAGCACGGCCGCCGACCTCATCGACGCCGGTCGCCTCGAACTCCGGACGTTCGACGACGCGGCGAACACCCTCATCATCACCGAGGACGCCGTCGTCGCCGTCGTCGCCGCCGGTGACATGGTCGCGGGTCTCGTCACCGACGACGACGACTTCGTCGACCGCGCCCTCGAGCAGTACGCCGACACGTGGGAGGCGAGCGAGAGCTTCAACCTCCGGACGCCCGCCATCACGCGCGTCCGTCAGTCCCTCTCGACCGAAATCGGCGACGACGTCGCCGCCGACTTCGACAGCGTCCTCGCGTCGCTGGAGACGGCCCGCGGCGACGGCGACGGCCTCGACGAGGTCACCATCAGCCTGCTCGTGGCCGCGAAGAACGAGGAACTGCTCTACGACATCAGCAAGTGGGGCGAGGACGTCGGCATCGCGTCGAAGGCGACGTTCTCCCGCACCAAGACCCGGCTGGAGGAGATGGGCCTCATCGACACCGAGAAGGTCCCCATCGACGTGGGCCGCCCGCGCCTCCGCCTCGTCCTCGGCGACGACCGCCTGCGCGGTGCCGACAACGGCGAACTCGCCAACGTCGCCCAGTCCCTGCTGGCGTCCTGA
- a CDS encoding bifunctional methylenetetrahydrofolate dehydrogenase/methenyltetrahydrofolate cyclohydrolase, which yields MTTVLDGNAVAADVRDGLRESIETLADAGARPGLATVLMSDDPASETYVSMKQRDCEEVGIDGSHVELAPDAPAEDLFDTVADLNADPAVHGILVQMPVPDHVDKRRVLRAIDPAKDVDGFHPENVGRMVAGDPRFKPCTPHGIQKLLAAADVETEGADAVVVGRSDIVGKPITNLLIQKAPLGNATTTVCHSRTRDLAAKTREADIVVAAAGVPELVTGDMLKEGATVIDVGVNRVEADTEKGYELVGDVEFESAKERAGVITPVPGGVGPMTRAMLLYNTVKAASERADVPIDLP from the coding sequence ATGACGACAGTCCTCGACGGCAACGCCGTCGCCGCCGATGTCCGCGACGGCCTCCGCGAGAGCATCGAGACGCTGGCCGACGCGGGCGCGCGTCCGGGCCTGGCCACCGTGTTGATGAGCGACGACCCGGCGAGCGAGACGTACGTTTCGATGAAACAGCGCGACTGCGAGGAGGTTGGCATCGACGGGAGCCACGTCGAACTCGCCCCCGACGCGCCCGCCGAGGACCTCTTCGACACCGTCGCTGACCTGAACGCCGACCCCGCCGTCCACGGCATCCTCGTCCAGATGCCCGTCCCGGACCACGTCGATAAGCGCCGCGTCCTCCGGGCCATCGACCCCGCGAAGGACGTGGACGGCTTCCACCCCGAGAACGTGGGTCGGATGGTCGCCGGGGACCCCCGGTTCAAGCCCTGCACGCCCCACGGTATCCAGAAACTCCTCGCGGCGGCCGACGTGGAGACAGAGGGCGCCGACGCCGTCGTCGTCGGGCGCTCGGACATCGTCGGCAAGCCGATAACGAACCTCCTCATCCAGAAGGCCCCCCTCGGGAACGCGACGACGACGGTGTGTCACTCCCGGACCCGTGACCTCGCGGCGAAGACCCGCGAGGCGGACATCGTCGTCGCCGCCGCGGGCGTCCCTGAACTCGTCACCGGCGACATGCTGAAGGAGGGGGCGACGGTCATCGACGTCGGCGTCAACCGGGTCGAGGCTGACACCGAGAAGGGCTACGAACTCGTCGGCGACGTGGAGTTCGAGAGCGCGAAGGAACGGGCGGGCGTCATCACGCCCGTCCCCGGCGGCGTCGGTCCGATGACCCGCGCGATGCTCCTCTACAACACTGTCAAGGCCGCGAGCGAACGGGCCGACGTGCCCATCGACCTGCCGTGA
- a CDS encoding NUDIX domain-containing protein, with translation MTESEAPGEGGDPRVRPPDALVAEYDAGDTVVRQRNTIELPPDQWAKLDRDGGKWGVGGFVTRDGDVLLVREDAKASDWVLPGGMLEAGETHAEGAAREVREETGIAVDVESLAAVSEQTFVHAADDRRFEFYFATFDATPRAADPTPSDDPGLPDEDIAAVAWHADLPADVFDRELVRRLLAREG, from the coding sequence GTGACTGAGTCGGAGGCTCCCGGAGAGGGGGGCGACCCGCGCGTCCGCCCTCCCGACGCCCTCGTCGCGGAGTACGACGCGGGCGACACCGTCGTGCGCCAGCGCAACACCATCGAACTCCCGCCCGACCAGTGGGCGAAACTCGACCGCGACGGGGGGAAGTGGGGCGTCGGTGGGTTCGTGACCCGCGACGGGGACGTCCTCCTCGTCCGGGAGGACGCGAAGGCGAGCGACTGGGTCCTCCCCGGTGGGATGCTGGAGGCGGGCGAGACACATGCCGAGGGGGCCGCCCGGGAGGTGCGCGAGGAGACGGGTATCGCCGTCGACGTCGAGAGCCTCGCCGCTGTCAGCGAACAGACGTTCGTCCACGCGGCGGACGACCGACGCTTCGAGTTCTACTTCGCCACCTTCGACGCCACGCCCCGGGCGGCGGACCCGACGCCGAGCGACGACCCCGGCCTCCCCGACGAGGACATCGCGGCGGTGGCGTGGCACGCCGACCTCCCGGCGGACGTCTTCGACCGCGAACTCGTTCGGCGACTGCTCGCACGCGAGGGTTGA
- a CDS encoding YcaO-like family protein yields MTVALVGDGPAADAVRVTLTDADAALTTTDPAGIGEATLAVVVAGVGEGVHETANEVALDAGVPWLAVELGGVGATAVSGVEAAVSGFGPDTACYDCLGGRVAANRDGNDGGDATPPDAATARLAGALAGREAVRLLDGASDVIGSVTEVPHARRDLLPLPRCTCGSGVDRTLRQEYAPQDLDGALDRAERAVDDRVGIVRQVGEVASFPVPYYLAQVGETTGFSDVQASQQAAGVALDWDAAYMKAIGEALERYSAGVFSTADFGTARAGDVPNTVGLDEFVLPDDVETGGQRRWVTGEHLHDGESVFLPAERVQFPLSGAGPTITTGLGLGNSGAEALVAGLTEVVERDAAMLSWYSTYDPLGLAVDDEGYDTLVRRARSEDLSVTATLLTQDVDVPVVSVAVHREGEWPRFALGTDADLDVANAARAACCEALQNWTELSRMGKADARNAGGRIGHFASLPDSARAFTDPETTIPADSVGDDVAGEDELDELLGRVGDAGLDAYAARLTPRDVERLGFEAVRVLVPEAQPLFMGEAYFGERAETVPGDLGFEARLGREHHPFP; encoded by the coding sequence ATGACTGTCGCACTCGTCGGTGACGGCCCCGCGGCGGACGCGGTCCGGGTGACCCTGACCGACGCCGACGCGGCGCTGACGACGACCGACCCGGCTGGAATCGGGGAGGCGACTCTCGCCGTCGTCGTCGCGGGCGTCGGCGAGGGAGTCCACGAGACCGCGAACGAGGTGGCCCTCGACGCGGGCGTCCCCTGGCTCGCGGTGGAACTGGGCGGTGTCGGCGCCACTGCGGTGTCGGGCGTCGAGGCCGCCGTCTCCGGCTTCGGACCCGATACGGCGTGCTACGACTGCCTCGGGGGACGGGTCGCCGCGAACCGCGACGGGAACGACGGGGGGGACGCGACGCCCCCGGACGCGGCGACGGCCCGTCTCGCGGGCGCACTCGCCGGTCGCGAGGCCGTCCGCCTCCTCGACGGCGCCTCGGACGTCATCGGGTCCGTCACCGAGGTTCCTCACGCGCGGCGCGACCTCCTCCCCCTCCCGCGCTGTACGTGCGGATCCGGGGTCGACCGGACGCTCCGACAGGAGTACGCCCCGCAGGACCTCGACGGCGCGCTCGACCGGGCGGAACGCGCCGTCGACGACCGCGTCGGCATCGTCCGGCAGGTGGGCGAGGTGGCGTCGTTCCCTGTCCCTTACTACCTCGCGCAGGTGGGCGAGACGACCGGCTTCAGCGACGTACAGGCGAGCCAGCAGGCCGCGGGGGTGGCGCTGGACTGGGACGCCGCGTACATGAAGGCCATCGGCGAGGCGCTGGAACGCTACAGCGCGGGCGTCTTCTCGACGGCCGACTTCGGCACCGCCCGGGCCGGCGACGTGCCGAACACGGTCGGACTGGACGAGTTCGTCCTCCCCGACGACGTGGAGACGGGCGGCCAGCGCCGGTGGGTCACCGGCGAGCACCTCCACGACGGCGAGTCCGTGTTCCTCCCCGCCGAGCGCGTGCAGTTCCCCCTCTCGGGTGCGGGGCCGACCATCACGACGGGCCTCGGCCTCGGGAACTCGGGTGCCGAGGCGCTCGTCGCGGGCCTCACCGAAGTCGTGGAACGCGACGCCGCCATGCTCTCGTGGTACTCGACGTACGACCCGCTCGGACTCGCCGTCGACGACGAGGGGTACGACACCCTCGTCCGGCGCGCCCGCTCGGAGGACCTCTCGGTGACGGCGACGCTCCTGACGCAGGACGTGGACGTGCCGGTCGTGAGCGTCGCCGTCCACCGAGAGGGCGAGTGGCCCCGATTCGCCCTCGGGACGGACGCCGACCTCGACGTGGCGAACGCGGCCCGCGCTGCGTGCTGCGAGGCGCTCCAGAACTGGACGGAGCTCTCGCGGATGGGGAAGGCGGACGCCCGGAACGCGGGCGGACGCATCGGCCACTTCGCCTCCCTGCCCGACTCCGCGCGGGCGTTCACCGACCCCGAGACGACGATACCCGCCGACAGCGTCGGCGACGACGTCGCGGGGGAGGACGAACTCGACGAACTACTCGGACGGGTGGGAGACGCCGGACTCGACGCCTACGCCGCCCGCCTGACTCCGCGCGACGTGGAGCGACTGGGCTTCGAGGCGGTTCGCGTGCTGGTCCCCGAGGCGCAACCGCTGTTCATGGGCGAGGCCTACTTCGGGGAGCGCGCGGAGACGGTTCCGGGGGACCTCGGGTTCGAGGCTCGACTCGGCCGGGAACACCACCCGTTCCCCTGA
- a CDS encoding DUF63 family protein, translating into MELDHRFGRSLGPERVWLLTAAVALVALVGGSLVFRGTVWDGFLWHYFWGPVFADANNAACAVRGGGTTELLYSTAACEEAVAAGGNIVAEPGYTLVSEVGYAATLVFMLAGVLFLLRRLKVGRERGLLFALIPFMFFGGALRVVEDANDAVPQGVEPGIAYPLNSLIISPVIYFTVFAITLAALVLSVALARRDVVSRYEYPLAAIGSAVLVATVGYLVWFTTARLGPEHPSAGFYPLILLLTLILSTVIAGGLYLLYDRAAPAVTAGTGLMSFVVLFAHALDGVANVLAADWAELLGLPFSYSPKHPVNEFIINVTGAVLPPSVIDTIGRAWPFLLVKIVAATAVVYIFDETIFEENPRYAILLLVAIVAVGLGPGTRDMLRATFGI; encoded by the coding sequence ATGGAACTCGACCACCGGTTCGGTCGGAGCCTCGGCCCCGAACGGGTGTGGCTTCTGACCGCCGCCGTCGCCCTCGTCGCCCTCGTCGGCGGGTCCCTCGTCTTCCGCGGGACCGTCTGGGACGGCTTCCTCTGGCACTACTTCTGGGGGCCCGTCTTCGCGGACGCGAACAACGCTGCCTGTGCCGTGCGGGGCGGCGGCACGACCGAGTTGCTCTACTCCACGGCTGCCTGCGAGGAGGCCGTCGCCGCCGGCGGGAACATCGTCGCCGAACCCGGCTACACTCTCGTCTCCGAGGTGGGCTACGCCGCCACGCTCGTGTTCATGCTCGCCGGCGTCCTCTTCCTCCTGCGCCGACTGAAGGTGGGCCGCGAGCGCGGCCTGCTCTTCGCGCTCATCCCGTTCATGTTCTTCGGGGGCGCACTGCGCGTCGTCGAGGACGCGAACGACGCCGTCCCGCAGGGCGTCGAACCGGGCATCGCCTACCCGCTGAACTCGCTCATCATCAGTCCCGTCATCTACTTCACCGTCTTCGCCATCACGCTCGCGGCACTCGTCCTCTCGGTGGCGCTCGCCCGCCGGGACGTCGTCTCCCGGTACGAGTACCCGCTGGCGGCCATCGGGTCGGCAGTCCTCGTCGCGACCGTCGGGTACCTCGTCTGGTTCACGACGGCTCGCCTCGGCCCCGAACACCCGAGCGCCGGGTTCTACCCGCTCATCCTCCTGCTCACGCTCATCCTCTCGACGGTCATCGCCGGCGGCCTCTACCTCCTCTACGACCGCGCCGCGCCCGCCGTCACCGCCGGCACGGGCCTGATGAGCTTCGTCGTCCTGTTCGCCCACGCGCTGGACGGCGTGGCGAACGTCCTCGCAGCCGACTGGGCGGAACTGCTCGGCCTGCCCTTCTCCTACTCGCCGAAACACCCCGTCAACGAGTTCATCATCAACGTCACGGGGGCCGTCCTCCCGCCGTCGGTCATCGACACCATCGGGCGGGCGTGGCCCTTCCTCCTCGTGAAAATCGTCGCCGCCACCGCCGTCGTCTACATCTTCGACGAGACCATCTTCGAGGAGAACCCCCGGTACGCCATCCTCCTCCTCGTCGCCATCGTCGCCGTCGGTCTCGGTCCCGGAACCCGGGACATGCTCCGGGCGACGTTCGGTATCTGA
- a CDS encoding LeuA family protein, whose protein sequence is MRLCDVTLREASQMPGREYTVDQRLVAGRALDRLDLPLVEAGFPATGDHDARVVSTLAGELDADVVAIARAREDDVAAAIEAGADVVNVFVPVSERQLEHMVGMTREEAFAATAEALDRAAEGGTRAHLTLTDAFRAEPSAVGEAFDRFDASIALADTVGARTPSFVAGYLRTLAEEGADVTRMGVHFHDDLGCATANALVAASLGVDRIDVSVASLGERAGNPALEEVVVAARQEGTETGLVERELVPVCREVLDALDESVDPRKAVIGEAVASHESGLHTAAMLSDPATFEAFDPTEFGGERRLLFGAQTGRESVRRLLERAGREPTDERVTTLLDELEREGPLGLDEATTLAGRVD, encoded by the coding sequence ATGAGGCTCTGTGACGTGACGCTCCGCGAGGCGAGCCAGATGCCGGGGCGGGAGTACACGGTCGACCAGCGACTCGTGGCGGGACGGGCCCTCGACCGACTGGACCTGCCGCTCGTGGAGGCTGGCTTCCCCGCGACGGGCGACCACGACGCGCGCGTGGTCTCGACGCTCGCGGGCGAACTGGACGCAGACGTGGTCGCGATCGCCCGCGCCCGAGAGGACGACGTGGCCGCCGCTATCGAAGCCGGCGCGGACGTCGTGAACGTGTTCGTCCCCGTCTCCGAACGTCAACTGGAGCACATGGTGGGGATGACCCGCGAGGAGGCGTTCGCGGCCACCGCCGAGGCACTCGACCGCGCGGCGGAGGGGGGCACCCGCGCGCACCTCACGCTCACCGACGCGTTTCGGGCGGAACCGAGCGCCGTCGGCGAGGCGTTCGACCGCTTCGACGCGTCCATCGCGCTGGCGGACACCGTCGGCGCGCGGACCCCCTCGTTCGTCGCGGGGTACCTCCGGACGCTCGCGGAGGAGGGCGCGGACGTCACCCGGATGGGGGTCCACTTCCACGACGACCTCGGGTGTGCGACGGCGAACGCCCTCGTGGCCGCGTCGCTCGGCGTCGACCGTATCGACGTGAGCGTGGCCTCCCTCGGTGAACGCGCCGGCAACCCCGCGCTCGAGGAAGTGGTCGTCGCCGCGCGTCAGGAGGGGACGGAGACCGGTCTCGTCGAACGCGAACTGGTTCCGGTCTGCCGGGAGGTACTGGACGCGCTCGACGAGTCCGTCGACCCGCGGAAGGCCGTCATCGGCGAGGCGGTGGCGAGCCACGAGTCGGGCCTCCACACGGCCGCGATGCTCTCGGATCCGGCGACGTTCGAAGCGTTCGACCCGACGGAGTTCGGTGGGGAACGACGGCTCCTGTTCGGGGCGCAGACCGGCCGAGAGTCGGTTCGCCGCCTCCTCGAACGCGCGGGTCGGGAGCCGACCGACGAGCGGGTGACCACACTGCTCGACGAACTGGAGCGAGAGGGACCGCTCGGTCTGGACGAGGCGACCACCCTCGCGGGGCGGGTGGACTGA
- a CDS encoding lamin tail domain-containing protein gives MRLVALCCCLLVVLAGCSGAFPGGVPGGTLGDGASTPGTEPGSGDEVAPDAVPLGGNGTFSVHFINVGQSSATLVVAPSGETVLVDTGDFTDRGEDVLDYLRARGIDRIDHLVTSHADADHIGGHAAVIEYFETEGEGVGAVYDPGIAASTRTYERYLDAVEQYDVPLYLTLAGDEIPVAGLNVSVLAPPEDYLAGEARNENSLVLRVDYREASVLLTGDGEDEAESYLVANHREALNVTVLAAGHHGSRSSSSAAFLEAASPQVITVSSAYDSRYGHPHEEVLRRLAALSVPVFWTATHGDTVVASDGRNVTVYTQRTAPTAPLDLRASEAIAPDATDSLQPRLTFAAGGSAGPPTGIPASDLAVDSVHADAAGDDRTNLNDEYVVFENTGEETIDLSGWTVSDESGRTYTFPDGTTLGPGEQLTLRTGSGSNTAAEHYWGAAGPVWNNDGDTVTVETANGSRVLTEAYA, from the coding sequence ATGCGACTCGTCGCCCTCTGCTGTTGTCTGCTCGTCGTCCTCGCGGGGTGTAGCGGCGCGTTCCCCGGTGGAGTGCCGGGAGGAACGCTCGGCGACGGGGCGTCGACCCCCGGAACCGAACCCGGAAGCGGCGACGAGGTCGCACCCGACGCCGTCCCTCTCGGGGGGAACGGGACATTCAGCGTCCACTTCATCAACGTCGGCCAGTCCTCCGCGACGCTGGTGGTCGCCCCCTCGGGCGAGACGGTGCTCGTGGACACGGGCGACTTCACCGACCGCGGGGAGGATGTCCTCGACTACCTCCGGGCGCGGGGCATCGACCGAATCGACCACCTCGTGACGAGTCACGCCGACGCTGACCACATCGGGGGCCACGCCGCCGTCATCGAGTACTTCGAGACGGAAGGTGAGGGCGTGGGCGCGGTGTACGACCCCGGCATCGCCGCCTCGACGCGCACCTACGAACGCTACCTCGACGCCGTCGAACAGTACGACGTGCCCCTCTACCTCACGCTCGCGGGCGACGAGATTCCTGTGGCCGGCCTGAACGTGTCGGTGCTCGCACCGCCCGAGGACTACCTCGCGGGCGAGGCGCGCAACGAGAACAGCCTCGTCCTCCGGGTCGACTACCGGGAGGCGAGCGTGCTCCTCACCGGCGACGGGGAGGACGAGGCGGAGTCGTACCTCGTCGCGAACCACCGCGAGGCGCTGAACGTCACCGTCCTCGCGGCGGGCCACCACGGGAGTCGCTCCAGCAGTTCGGCGGCGTTCCTCGAGGCCGCCTCGCCCCAGGTGATCACGGTATCGAGCGCCTATGACTCGCGCTACGGCCACCCACACGAGGAGGTCCTCCGCCGACTCGCGGCCCTGTCGGTGCCCGTCTTCTGGACCGCGACGCACGGCGACACCGTCGTCGCCAGCGACGGCCGGAACGTGACCGTCTACACCCAGCGGACGGCACCGACGGCCCCCCTCGACCTGCGGGCCAGCGAGGCTATCGCGCCCGACGCGACCGACTCGCTCCAACCGCGCCTGACCTTCGCCGCGGGCGGGTCCGCGGGACCACCCACGGGGATACCCGCGAGCGACCTCGCCGTCGACTCGGTCCACGCGGACGCCGCGGGCGACGACCGGACCAACCTGAACGACGAGTACGTCGTCTTCGAGAACACCGGCGAGGAGACCATCGACCTCTCCGGGTGGACCGTCAGCGACGAGTCCGGACGGACCTACACCTTCCCAGACGGGACGACGCTCGGTCCGGGCGAGCAGTTGACCCTGCGGACGGGAAGCGGGTCGAACACCGCCGCCGAACACTACTGGGGCGCAGCGGGGCCGGTGTGGAACAACGACGGCGACACCGTCACGGTCGAAACGGCCAACGGGTCGCGGGTCCTCACGGAGGCGTATGCCTAG